One window of the Bombyx mori chromosome 20, ASM3026992v2 genome contains the following:
- the LOC110385410 gene encoding thyroid transcription factor 1-associated protein 26 translates to MTTKFRSEVEMETKKKAFFSNNKNKGDVSRCDKERDSKKDGRDKSKQQKEFDVNRDLEEKKPFDKKTYRLKKYSKKYKLQQWEEKRKQRLMREYQKEVKKESMAGTYKPKLFDEDTIDSSNTGRFVKHPDLIEKENLQTKKDPFQKAKEEYKKVKQSKLEKKQEFEKIKEEKKQKLEEYKRKKQERFKKLSKKTKKGQPVMTGRLELLLEKIQEKK, encoded by the coding sequence GTCTGAAGTTGAAATGGAAACCAAAAAGAAAGCATTCTtctcaaacaataaaaataaaggtgaTGTCTCAAGATGTGACAAAGAGAGAGACAGTAAAAAGGATGGGAGAGAcaagtcaaaacaacagaaggAATTTGATGTAAACCGTGACCTTGAAGAGAAGAAACCCTTTGATAAGAAGACATATCGATTGAAGAAGTACAGCAAGAAGTATAAGCTTCAGCAATGGGAAGAGAAACGGAAGCAGCGTTTGATGAGAGAATATCAGAAGGAAGTAAAGAAGGAATCCATGGCTGGTACATATAAACCAAAGTTGTTTGATGAAGACACCATCGATTCTAGTAACACTGGAAGGTTCGTTAAACATCCAGATTTGATAGAAAAGGAGAATTTACAAACCAAAAAGGATCCATTTCAAAAAGCAAAAGAAGAATACAAAAAGGTGAAACAATCCAAACTAGAGAAAAAACAAgagtttgaaaaaataaaagaagaaaagaaacaaaagttgGAAGAATATAAAAGAAAGAAACAGGAGAGGTTCAAGAAGTTGAGTAAGAAAACTAAGAAAGGACAGCCGGTGATGACTGGACGATTGGAATTACTCTTAGAGAAAATAcaggaaaaaaaatag